Within Streptomyces albofaciens JCM 4342, the genomic segment CTCGTCCCGTGTCCTGGGCGTCGGTGCCGCCTGCCCCGGGCCGCTGGACCATACGGCCGGGGTGCTGCGACGGGTCACCGGCTTCCCGGACTGGGACGGCTTCCCGCTGCGCGACGCGCTCGCCGGACGGCTCGGCCTGCCGGTCGTCCTGGACAAGGACACCAACGCCGCCGCCCTCGGTCTGGCCCGGCGCGAGCCGGACGGGCGCGGTTCGTTCGCGTACCTCCACCTCGGTACGGGGCTGGGCGCCGGCCTGGTGCTCGGCGGTGCGCTGTACCGGGGGGCCCGGACCGGCGCGGGGGAGTTCGGGCACCAGGTGCTGCAACTGGACGGCCCGCGCTGCGGGTGCGGAAAGCGCGGCTGCGTCGAGGCGCTGTGCCTCGACCGGGCGGCACGCGGCGAGCCCGCCGAGGCGGCGCGCATCCTGGGCGTCGGCGCGGCCAACCTCGTGGAACTCCTCGACATCGACCGGGTGCTGCTCGGCGGCCGTACGGTGCTGGCGCGTCCCGACACGTACGTACGCGGCGTGGCCGGAGCCCTGGCCGAACAGGCCGGCATCCGAGGCGACGGCGGTACGCCCGCGATCCCGGTGGCCGTGGCGGAAGGGGGCGCGCAGGCGGTGGCGGACGGCGCGGCGCAACTCGTCCTCGCGCCGCTGTTCGGCGCGCCGGGGACGCCGTTCGGGGGTGGCGCGGCGGGTACGCCGTTCGGGGGCGGCGCGGCGACGGAATTGCGCTGAGGCGGGGGCTTTCGTCGTCCGGGGGCTGCGCCGAGGCATGGGTTTCCGTCGTCCGGGGCTGCGCTGAACGCGCGGCATTCGGGCGATCGGACGCGCGTACCGGGGGCGTCGGGGCCCGGGTGGCGCACGCCCGTGGCAAGGTCCGGGAACGACCGGTCATACGAGATACGAACGGTCCGGTCCGGGCCGCCCGTCCGCGCCGGGCGAGCAGGGAGGTCCGTCATGCCCGTGCGCCCGCTCCGCGCGCCGACGCGCGCCGCCGTCTCGGCCGCGCTGCTGGCCGCCGTATCCCTGACGTGCCCGCCCGCGACCGCAGCTGAGGGCCCCGGCCACCGGATGGGTGCGCGGGCGGCGGCCGAGTGGCCCCCGGCGGCGAGCGGGACTGACCGCACAGCCGGCCGTACGGCTGATCAGACGGCCGACCGCACAGCCGGCCGTACGGCTGCTCGCACAGCCGACCGCACGGCTGGTCACACGGCGGCCGACCGTACGCCCACCCGCCCGCGCCGTCCGCCCCACCACCTCGCGGACACCGGAGCCGCCGGCGTCACCCGTATCGGTGCCGTCGCCCTGGTGCTCCTGGCCGCGGGCGTCCTCCTCCTGGCGGCCGCCCGCCGCCTCCGACGGCGCTGACCGGGACACCGGCCACACGCCGGCCACACGCCGGCCAGGGCACCGGCCGTGCGCCGAGCGGCACTACGGTCGCGCGCTGAACGGCACTCCGGCCGTGCGCCGAGCAGGACACCCGCGAGCCCCCTTCCCGACGGCAACGCGTAACCTCCGGCCGTACCCGGGGTGCGAGGATCGCCCGGTGGACTACCCGAACGGCCAGGAACCTGGCGCACCGATCCGCTCCGGCATCCCCGAGCACGGACGCATCCCCAAGTACTACGCGGCCAAGGTCCGATTGGAGACGCTGCTCGGCGAACTGGGCGAGGGCGAGGCGCTGCCGACCGAACGCGAACTGGCCCTGCGCTTCGAGGTGTCCCGGGAGACGCTGCGCCAGGCGCTCCGCGAACTGCACCTGGAGGGGCGGCTGCGGCGCCTGGGGCGCGGCACCGTCGTCGCGGGCCCGAAGCTGGAACAGCCGCTGTCCCTGGCGAGTTACACCGAGGGCGTGCGGAAACAGGGCCGCCGGCCGGGCCGCCATCTGGTCGGCCTGGACCGCTTCCCCGCGCCGGAGAAGCTGGCCGGTGAACTGGGCCTGCAAGTCGGTGACGAGGTCTGGCACATGGAGCGCGTGCTGCTCGCGGACGACGAACGGGTCGGCCTGGAGAGCACGTACGTCGCCGTGGCCCGCGTGCCGCGCCTGGACGCGGAGTTCGAGCCCGACTCCTCCTTCTACGCCTACCTCCACGAGCGCCTGGGCATCGGCTTCGGGGACGCGGACGAACGCCTGGAGACCGTACTGGCCACCCCGCGCGAAGCCCTGCTGATCGGCACTCCGGGCGCCCTGCCGATGCTCTTGATCCACCGTCTCTCGCGGGACACCCGGGGCCTGCCGCTGGAGCGGGTGCGTTCGCTCTACCGGGGGGACCGGTTCTCCTTCACGACCCACCTGGGCGGCTGATCCGGAAGGGGACGGCAGCGCGACGACTCGCCGCTGTGATCACGGCAAGGTAACGGGTCTAGGCCAAACTTGCGGCCCCGTTCACCACCCCGTCCCCTCCCGGACCGCCGCACGCCACCCGCCCCCACGACCGTTCCCGGCATGCGAGTCATAGTTGTCGGAGCGGGTGTGCTGGGAACCCTGCACGCCTGGCAAGCGGTCGAGCGCGGCCACGAGGTCGTGCACATCGAGCGGGAGACCGAGGCGCGCGGGGCCTCGGTGCGCAATTTCGGACTGGTCTGGGTCGGCGGCCGGGCCGGCGGCGCGGAGCTGGACACCGCGTTGCGGGCCCGCGTCCTGTGGGAGCGGATCGGCGAGCGGGTGCCCCGGCTCGGCTTCCGCGCCAACGGTTCGCTCACCGTCGTACGCGACGCGGCCGAACGCGCCGTCGCCGAGGCGGCCGTCCGCCGCCCCGACGCGGCGTCCCGCGGATACGAGCTGCTCGGCGCCGACGAGGTCCGGGCCCTCAACCCCGCCCTGCGCGGGGAGTTCACCGGTGCGCTCTGGTGCGAGCGGGACGCCGCGGTCGAGCCGCGCACCGCTCAGCGGGCGCTGCGGGAAGCACTGTCGGCGTCCGGTCGCTACACCTTCCTCGGCGGGCGCGAGGTACGCGATGTCGTCGGCGAGCGGGCCGTCCGCGACGACCACGGCGGCCTCC encodes:
- a CDS encoding ROK family transcriptional regulator translates to MTSHDSEERVAAHATERATAPAPAPPGGGAGLPGGGVGVSGGGAGLSALRGHNTALVLGLLRSAGPAGVSRLELAAHTGLTPQAVSKILARLRAAGLVAEAGRRASTGGKPPTVLRLVPEARYAIGLHLDRDELTAVLADLAGRTVAARTAPLDLGAGASAVLDTVAGQLAALPDEARSSRVLGVGAACPGPLDHTAGVLRRVTGFPDWDGFPLRDALAGRLGLPVVLDKDTNAAALGLARREPDGRGSFAYLHLGTGLGAGLVLGGALYRGARTGAGEFGHQVLQLDGPRCGCGKRGCVEALCLDRAARGEPAEAARILGVGAANLVELLDIDRVLLGGRTVLARPDTYVRGVAGALAEQAGIRGDGGTPAIPVAVAEGGAQAVADGAAQLVLAPLFGAPGTPFGGGAAGTPFGGGAATELR
- a CDS encoding GntR family transcriptional regulator, with the protein product MDYPNGQEPGAPIRSGIPEHGRIPKYYAAKVRLETLLGELGEGEALPTERELALRFEVSRETLRQALRELHLEGRLRRLGRGTVVAGPKLEQPLSLASYTEGVRKQGRRPGRHLVGLDRFPAPEKLAGELGLQVGDEVWHMERVLLADDERVGLESTYVAVARVPRLDAEFEPDSSFYAYLHERLGIGFGDADERLETVLATPREALLIGTPGALPMLLIHRLSRDTRGLPLERVRSLYRGDRFSFTTHLGG